Proteins encoded by one window of Blautia luti:
- a CDS encoding cobaltochelatase CobT-related protein, whose translation MKDEKIVEIDDYRLELENRIRNLLWTISGDYTLNMKVDVSLYLRSKAIALYDGIKQGALAKYYDKDLLGLYLVKKVFCQAGEGELTAVAQLCVEEAIGDKICQERPGVREMQREAFEDILDQEFEQMPAYGDILGRLKIAILRDRLQNGNHHVEERLRKIRDLVYKSRTAADTMELIRIIDNLYNNIIDPNFEKDHGTLEQVMAVTMEELTEYDWEDFLTEELYEEALESYIEQMANKITDMEDTTVTEEMEKQRQTKHKVTILTEEELEKAYTYVELNFGKTYLTPAEEKRMNYLMCRELHRDCSLYFTEGILKNPVKRNYQYEYAVRLKNKNIWLYHDKHRIVKQNIASLTDLLRKTLVLKSETQEVLSDRGTIIPSRLWRVGRSSEANLFKRELKSDASDFVVDVLIDASGSQMSRQGDVALQAYIISEALSNVNLPHRVMSFCTFWDYTILHRFREYDDPQSANENIFNYVTSSNNRDGLAIKTAGYGLLQRSEEKKILIVLSDGKPYDVIVNRPHAKNPEPYMGKYAINDTATEVRHLRNLGVSVLGVFAGEEKDLSTEKKIFGKDFAYIRDISNFSRIVGRYLIKQLDSDE comes from the coding sequence ATGAAAGATGAGAAAATCGTAGAAATCGACGATTACCGTCTGGAACTGGAAAACAGGATTCGCAATCTTCTCTGGACCATCAGCGGAGACTACACCTTGAATATGAAAGTAGACGTTTCCCTGTATCTTCGTTCAAAGGCAATTGCTCTGTATGACGGTATCAAACAAGGTGCCCTAGCAAAATACTATGACAAAGATCTGCTTGGCTTATATCTGGTAAAGAAAGTATTTTGCCAGGCAGGCGAAGGCGAACTGACTGCAGTAGCACAGCTTTGTGTAGAAGAAGCAATCGGGGATAAAATCTGTCAGGAACGCCCGGGAGTCCGGGAAATGCAAAGAGAAGCGTTCGAGGATATCCTGGATCAGGAATTTGAGCAGATGCCAGCCTACGGAGATATCCTGGGCCGCCTGAAGATTGCTATCCTGCGTGATCGTCTGCAGAACGGAAATCATCACGTAGAAGAACGCCTGCGCAAAATCCGCGATCTGGTCTACAAATCCCGGACAGCTGCAGACACTATGGAACTGATCCGCATCATTGATAACCTTTATAACAACATCATTGACCCGAATTTCGAGAAAGACCACGGCACACTGGAACAGGTCATGGCTGTCACCATGGAAGAACTGACAGAATACGACTGGGAAGATTTTCTCACAGAAGAACTCTATGAGGAAGCCCTGGAGAGCTACATCGAACAGATGGCAAACAAGATTACTGACATGGAAGACACCACTGTCACTGAAGAAATGGAAAAACAGCGCCAGACCAAACATAAAGTTACAATTCTCACAGAGGAAGAACTTGAGAAAGCATACACCTATGTAGAGTTGAATTTCGGAAAAACTTACCTCACTCCGGCAGAAGAAAAAAGAATGAATTACCTGATGTGCCGGGAACTTCACAGGGACTGCAGCCTCTATTTTACAGAAGGAATTCTTAAGAATCCGGTCAAACGAAACTATCAGTACGAATATGCAGTGCGATTAAAGAATAAGAATATCTGGCTCTACCATGACAAACACAGAATCGTAAAGCAGAACATCGCATCCCTCACAGATCTTTTGCGAAAGACGCTGGTGCTGAAAAGCGAGACGCAGGAAGTACTGTCAGACAGAGGAACAATCATTCCGTCCAGACTCTGGCGTGTGGGCAGAAGCAGTGAAGCAAATCTGTTTAAAAGAGAATTGAAATCTGATGCATCTGATTTCGTAGTAGATGTGCTGATCGATGCCAGCGGTTCCCAGATGTCCAGGCAGGGAGATGTGGCATTACAGGCTTACATCATCAGTGAAGCATTAAGCAATGTAAACCTGCCTCACCGTGTCATGAGCTTCTGCACATTCTGGGACTATACGATTCTTCACAGATTCCGCGAGTACGATGATCCACAGTCAGCTAATGAAAATATTTTTAATTATGTAACTTCTTCCAATAACAGGGATGGACTTGCTATCAAAACCGCAGGATACGGTCTGCTTCAGAGATCTGAGGAGAAAAAAATCCTCATTGTATTAAGTGATGGAAAACCATACGATGTCATCGTAAACAGACCTCACGCAAAGAACCCGGAACCTTATATGGGAAAATATGCGATCAATGATACTGCTACAGAAGTGCGGCACCTGCGAAACCTTGGAGTAAGTGTTCTGGGAGTCTTTGCAGGGGAAGAAAAAGACCTTTCCACAGAAAAAAAGATATTTGGCAAAGATTTCGCATATATCCGGGATATTTCGAATTTTTCCAGAATTGTCGGGAGATACCTGATTAAACAGTTGGATTCAGATGAATAG
- a CDS encoding AAA family ATPase, with the protein MEELKFLEEQQVSPELIKRVEEFRSQYEVAPEAAARIVKPSIPFYGKDILEMAIAGLLKGENLLLTGPKATGKNILAENLAYIFNRPAYNVSFHVNTNSGDLIGTDTFVDNEVKLRKGTIYQCAEYGGFGILDEINMAKNDAVSVLHATLDYRRSIDVPGYDKIDLHPASRFIGTMNYGYAGTKELNEALVSRFLVIDMPAQTEESLEFIFHQMFPKVKENARTQFIGVFLDLQLKATNSEISTKPLDLRGLLAAMKIVETGLSPRKAVNMGVVNKTFDIFEKEIVEDIVKTRIPADWTRDDVYER; encoded by the coding sequence ATGGAAGAACTGAAATTTCTGGAGGAACAGCAGGTATCCCCTGAATTGATAAAGAGAGTAGAAGAGTTTCGCAGCCAGTATGAAGTAGCACCGGAAGCAGCCGCCAGGATCGTGAAACCATCCATTCCATTCTATGGAAAAGACATCCTGGAGATGGCAATTGCCGGCTTGCTCAAAGGCGAGAACCTGTTACTCACCGGTCCGAAAGCAACAGGAAAAAATATCCTTGCAGAGAACCTGGCATATATTTTCAACCGTCCTGCATACAATGTTTCCTTTCATGTAAACACAAACAGCGGAGATCTGATCGGCACAGACACCTTTGTAGACAATGAAGTAAAACTCCGCAAAGGAACCATCTACCAGTGCGCAGAATATGGCGGATTCGGAATCCTCGATGAGATCAACATGGCAAAGAATGATGCTGTTTCCGTTCTTCACGCAACCCTGGACTACCGCCGCTCCATCGATGTGCCAGGCTATGACAAGATCGACCTCCATCCGGCATCCCGTTTCATCGGAACCATGAACTACGGCTATGCAGGAACAAAAGAACTCAATGAAGCGCTGGTATCCAGATTCCTGGTCATCGACATGCCGGCCCAGACTGAAGAATCCCTGGAATTCATTTTCCACCAGATGTTCCCGAAGGTAAAAGAAAACGCCAGAACACAGTTTATCGGTGTATTCCTGGATCTGCAGCTAAAAGCCACAAACAGCGAGATTTCCACCAAACCTCTGGATCTGCGAGGACTCCTTGCTGCCATGAAGATTGTAGAAACCGGACTTTCTCCGAGAAAAGCAGTTAACATGGGCGTTGTAAACAAGACTTTCGATATTTTCGAGAAGGAAATCGTAGAAGATATTGTAAAAACCAGAATTCCGGCAGACTGGACAAGGGATGATGTATATGAAAGATGA